The DNA segment AGCGCGGATCTGCTGCGGAGGGAGGAGGAGTTCTACTCCTCCCTGTTCGATTCCGCCAAAGGTAAACTCCTTTACCAGTAGATTGCGTAAGTTCGTAGGTCCTGATGTCGATTTTGCTCCAAAGCAGCATGATGTagtagcccccccccccccccccttgaaaTTTTGGTTCGTGGACGCAGGCGACGGCGTCAAGGCGCGTTCACAGCTGATCGAGAGGAAGATTGAAGCCCTCGAGGACATGGCTACCAAGGTGAGAGCTTGTACCTCGTGCAGTTGCAGATTATACCAAACGGCGTTCCTTTGTGCCTCATTTTTGTGGATGTCTAAAACAAATTGTGTGCTATTCTTGTGATAAGAAACAAAACGCGAATGTGTGCTGCCGGTGCGTGGCACTGTGTGGTGCAGCGCAGGCGGTGGTCCTACTCGGAGGCTGTTGGCTCGTGGTGCTGTTCGTTGGCCGTTTGTTCGCCGTGTGTTGGCCGTTGTTTGTGGTGCACAAATGTTTGTGGTGCTATGTTGTGCGCATCTTCGAGTGCGCCCCATTTTGCAGGTGGAGGGACGGCGCCATTCTTAGCGCTGTGCATGCAGTTTGTGGAAGCCGAGACCCATTTGCTGTCATCTGAGCTCCATATCGTCCCGTATCGCTGTCGGGTTCCTCCCCTTGCTTGATCTCTCCTCTCTCAGATCTGGCCCGCGGGGAGCCTGGTGGCACGGTGATTCGGGGACGGGGTAGGTACGAGGTGTTGAAGTGCGGCTGCTGCCAGAAGCTGGGTGGGATTGGGAAGGCACGGGCGAAAGTCTTGCCCGGCTTTTTACCAGTGCCAATGACAGCGATGTCCTCGGGTGCCGCTCTCCTCCCTTGAGGTGTTGTTGTGACGTTTTCCCTTGTCCTACCCGTGGGGGATTCTCCGGGTGAAAGCCTTGTCCAAGCTTCCGGACGTGCGACGGCGGCGCAAAAACGTCATGTCCTCCTCGAAGGCATCACATTGGAAATCCATCACAGCTTTTTGGTGGCCGCGGGCCTCTTGGTGCAGCTTTGGTCTGTTCGGCAACGGCTTTGATCACACCTTGTGAAAGACCCttgatgtcgtctagagggggggggggtgtgaaTAGACGTTTATCTGAAATTTTAAACTTGCAGCAGAAATTAGTAAAATCGGAAGTTTCGACCTtaaccggaacttccgggttcaacTCGGATATTTCAGTGACAGAGAGAAAAAACTTAACTTTAACCACCCCTACTCAATTCTAGTACTTGTAATGAATATCCACGAGTTCACAAGGAAGCTGTCGACCTATGCAACTGATCTATTTCAACTAGAGCTTCACTAATGTAGAAATCAATCGAGTATAAGATGAAGTGAACAAAAAGGAACAAGTGCTCAATAAAGCAAACCAAGTGAAGGAGATAATGATTTGTTTACCGAAGTTCAGATCTCTCCAATGAGGTTCCTACGTTTCCGTTGAGGGGCTCCAAAGAGCAGGGTCTCTCCTAACCTTTTGCCTCACCAAGCAATCACAAAGATCGAACTTGGCTGTCACTATGTGATTTCTTCCCTTCAGAGGTGAAATCgcggccttcacaaactttcttgtGGTAtaccacaagcttgggtgctcacaAGCGATACCTAGTCGTCTAGgagctctaagagtaacaaattcGACGATGAATCGACTTGCTCAcgaactcaaatgctcaagatGGGAATTATCCTCACTTAATCTCTTGCTCTCACAACTCAACCCACAAATCTTTGCAAATCTCAAGCTAAAGGAAGGTGGGAGTGAGTGCTTTTTGACTCTAAAGGTTGTCTCTTTCGTGCAAAAGCAACAACCCCCTCAAAAGGGGTGAGGGGGGTATATATATCAAACCCCcgaaaactagccgttacaaagCATTCTTGTCTAACCCGAAACTTTTGAGTCCTAAGTCGGTTGAAAAGTTACCGCTACATTTGTTCTATTTAGAAGTTAATCGAACTCGAAACTTTCGGTCCAAAATCAAAACTTCCGGTTTCAtgagaaaaccaaaaccgagagCTTCCTTCTGAGTTGAACCCGGAACTACTGACTAACTCGGAACTTCAGAGTACCCAAGTTAAATTCTAGATTCCCGGTGGTCGTGGGTGATATGTATCTTCTCAAATTGTCCTAGATATTCTATGAGCATTGAGACATGTCAAGTAAATTCATTggcgcatccctcttgatagtacgacatccctaaactcaaattcaaattcaaacttaaAAACTTAGGGATAACTATATacgtttctttcttcttttttagggTCGCGAAATCGTCCTTTATTTTCTTCAGATAGGACTATTAGCTATTCATCAACTTATTGAACTTATCAGtctcttaatcgtttgtcattaatcatcCAAAACCCACacaggggcctagatgcactttcaccttgCCTCTTGGAGGCTCGGAAGGAGTTGCTTTTTGAGGGACGGTGGGCACACTTTGAGAGGAGCTTGTGGAGGTGGAGTTGGAGCTGCTGCGTTGATGATGCGACAGAGCTAGGCAATGATGACATGAAGCAAGGTCTATCTCGAGGTGCCAATGGTGCCTATGGATGCGAGCGTGATGATGATGGGTTTTGGGTCGTGGTCCGCTATGGAAGTCAGAGCTGCTATGTCCTTTGCGGAGCTGGGCAACGATGGCCGGCGCTAGACCCCGTCGTTGTAGAGTCGTGCTGAGTGGTATGTGAGCTGTTTTGCGGTTGTTCAGTTGTGGTTGATCTGGTGTCGTCCTGTAGTTGATCGGTTGTATAGTTTTCGGATCCGGTTTCCCTTATAAACTGTGTcaattctcttcttctaatttaaAATCGGCAATGCTTGTGCTGTCCTTtcgaaaacaaaaaagaaaacacaaatgtAAACAATGACATAAATGAATCAGTATCAGCGTGgaatttttccccttttggtgGGAGCATAATGAGGAACAAAAGCTAGTTTTTCGTTAACTAAATATGCTACTTCTATGTTTGTAGCTACATTTATGTAATATGATTACATGAAACATGTTATCTTGTGTATTAGGGATCTGCAGGTTGATGATCTACAAATTACAATGTTACACAGGTCAGTAACCGGAGATCACGTAGATGGCTGAATGATCGCTTGCTGATTGAACTTGTCCCGCGTCTTCATGTTGAAGAAATCAAAGGCCTCTTTGCCCCTCCGCCATGGGGTAAACTCCAATGCCGATAGAGTTTTTTAACGCTATTTTTGTAACTTGGTAATACACTTTGCGGTTCCATGCACCTTTGACTATTTGTTGTGTGCTTTAGATTGCTGCATGTAAACATATAACAGAAATGCTCTTGACTGTGTTGACAGAGAGACAATTATTTCTCTTAAGTATGCCCATGTTAAAGTTTCACAAGTACTGCTGTACTGAAATTTATGGAGTCAAGTGTATGCTCGATGCTGTTCTATTTGTCTGTTAATCACATGTTTTCCTCCAAGTGCTTGTGTGGAGTTGCTCTTCCATTTATCATTGGCATCACATACACGATTTTTTTCCTGTGTATATTTTGGAAAAGCTCATCTCTATGTGATAATGATTATGTAGGTGAGGAACTGCCCTTGTCAGCATTCTGCAGGACAAGTGTTGGTGAATGGGATGCCTTCAGGAGCATTGACATGGATGATGAGGTATGTTAGTGCCTGTCTTGCTACCACATGTTGTCCATCATTGGTTCACTGTATAATTTGGTGAAATgtgaaaaatagaaataagattTGTGTATCATACTACCGTCACATGCATTCATTTATTGATCAGTTATACTTATCAAGTTTTCTTATTTGTAGGCAAGATTGATGCAACACATGAAACAATCGTCAGAAAAACAGAAGAACCGTGTGGATGAAGATGAATTGATTGCGCTGAATGCTTGGCATCGTATAGATCGCCAAACAAGAGAAGCCATTAAGAGAAATTTCCTACCTGATCtgcttgaaatatatgaagTACTGCCTTCTCTCTTTTAATTCTAGTTTTCATAAACCAATTTCATTATATTTTTCCTTCGCTGAGAAAAACTTAATTATATTCATAGTTCTTACTGTTAAAATGATTATAATAGATTCAAGACTAATTAGTTTTTATTGTAAAGTGGACATCCATGTTCTTGATTATGTACTGTATATTTGTATCTACTATCTAGCACATGTAAAATAGCTCATCATGCCACATCTAACTGGTTTGTGATGTATATTTCAAACCTCAAAAGGTTATGTGAAGTATAAAAACTAAAACAGATATTATTTGATAGTTATTAATTAATTGTTAAGCTTTTAGTATCAACAACAGGTTAGCACTATGCTGCATGCTCATAAAAGCAAAGAAGATGTCCTTTTACCACCATTTCTATGCTGCCTAGGTATTGCTAGAAAAATATTTGTCGGAATAGGACATCGTGCTGTGGACCTTTTGTGCGGTGCCCACTACCTGCTTACTGGAAACCTTGTGTAATATGTTTACG comes from the Phragmites australis chromosome 22, lpPhrAust1.1, whole genome shotgun sequence genome and includes:
- the LOC133904930 gene encoding uncharacterized protein LOC133904930, with amino-acid sequence MASADLLRREEEFYSSLFDSAKGDGVKARSQLIERKIEALEDMATKVSNRRSRRWLNDRLLIELVPRLHVEEIKGLFAPPPWGEELPLSAFCRTSVGEWDAFRSIDMDDEARLMQHMKQSSEKQKNRVDEDELIALNAWHRIDRQTREAIKRNFLPDLLEIYEERVRAFIEDSSDKDVLVLNVQDPFQRLLLHGVCEFYNVTSTTMSSVRDGKPWKATTIKKRLGTGVPSRITLVSFLRMKKNGSQ